Proteins from a genomic interval of Nasonia vitripennis strain AsymCx chromosome 3, Nvit_psr_1.1, whole genome shotgun sequence:
- the LOC100123161 gene encoding cysteine-rich/pacifastin venom protein 2 precursor: MKSQFVVLLAIVSAASARNIFSCLPGSVFLQDCNACTCSNDGLSAACTDMACPGDLNRLTVFQPVLLQPAKVCEPSTVFKVYCNTCGCSSDGSSFSCTRMACNQDIWNVDGSLKFQSTAVRTKRSLAPQEKVCEPRTQFKEYCNTCGCADDGLSYICTRRMCDENIWNKDGSLKIDITKDVVKRSAPKQICKPHSNFKDYCNTCFCNNDGSEFACTRMSCPPEVWNKDGSLKIRDVRLEKREAKQVCEPRSHFKDYCNTCACSEDGTTYGCTMMMCDESVWNKDGTRKTVDGETN, translated from the exons ATGAAGTCGCAATTTGTGGTTTTACTAGCTATCGTTAGCGCTGCTTCGG CGAGGAACATATTCAGCTGCCTGCCTGGCTCGGTATTTCTGCAAGACTGCAATGCATGCACCTGCTCCAACGACGGGCTATCAGCAGCTTGCACTGACATGGCTTGTCCAGGAGATCTGAACAGACTGACAGTTTTCCAACCCG ttttacTGCAACCGGCAAAAGTATGCGAGCCGAGTACAGTATTCAAGGTTTACTGCAACACTTGCGGCTGTTCGAGCGATGGCTCCTCATTTTCTTGCACGCGAATGGCCTGCAATCAGGACATCTGGAATGTAGACGGTTCGCTCAAATTCCAATCCACAGCTGTCAGGACCAAGCGTTCCTTAGCACCCCAAGAAAAAGTTTGCGAGCCAAGAACTCAATTCAAAGAGTACTGCAACACGTGCGGCTGCGCCGACGACGGTTTATCTTACATCTGCACCAGGAGAATGTGCGACGAGAACATCTGGAATAAGGACGGTAGTCTGAAGATCGACATTACGAAGGACGTTGTTAAGCGATCAG CACCCAAACAAATTTGCAAGCCTCACTCCAACTTCAAGGACTACTGCAACACTTGCTTCTGTAACAACGATGGTTCGGAATTCGCCTGCACCAGGATGAGTTGCCCTCCCGAAGTCTGGAACAAAGACGGCTCTCTGAAGATTCGAGATGTGCGCctggaaaaaagagaagcaaAGCAAGTCTGCGAGCCACGTTCCCACTTTAAAGATTATTGCAACACCTGCGCCTGCTCCGAGGATGGAACCACCTATGGCTGCACGATGATGATGTGCGACGAGAGCGTTTGGAACAAAGATGGAACACGCAAAACTGTCGATGGAGAGACAAACTAA
- the LOC100123154 gene encoding cysteine-rich/pacifastin venom protein 1 precursor, with protein MKTLLIFVVSTIALVSSEFHCTPGSTFQMDCNSCTCSNDGKTAMCTGIACIQENKSDVTDPGEKGENLAPIQTQGVGQAEFHCTPGSNFHQDCNSCICLKDGQSAMCTGIACPTKVKRDLETGPQQVCVPKSKFNDYCNTCGCSDDGSSFICTRRLCDPEVWNKDGTMKISPKSLQRAARSISPEHKCKPRHLFKKDCNHCVCNAGGETAQCTVLDCSKLDLSQFHNNPLYIKPAQNPRK; from the exons ATGAAAACGTTACTGATTTTCGTCGTTTCGACCATAGCTCTTGTTTCAT CGGAGTTCCATTGCACACCAGGGTCTACGTTTCAAATGGACTGTAACTCGTGCACTTGCTCTAATGATGGAAAAACAGCCATGTGTACTGGTATAGCTTGCATTCAAGAAAACAAAAGCGACGTTACCGATCCaggagaaaaaggagaaaaccTTGCACCCATCCAAACTCAAGGAGTAGGTCAAG CGGAGTTTCACTGCACACCCGGATCGAATTTCCATCAAGACTGCAACTCATGCATTTGCTTGAAAGATGGACAATCGGCCATGTGCACTGGTATAGCATGTCCTACGAAGGTCAAAAGGGACCTCGAAACTG GACCACAGCAAGTATGTGTACCAAAATCCAAATTCAATGATTACTGCAACACGTGTGGCTGCTCAGATGACGGCTCATCATTTATCTGTACCAGGCGATTGTGCGATCCGGAAGTTTGGAACAAGGACGGCACCATGAAAATTTCGCCGAAATCTTTGCAAAGAGCAGCCAGATCTATTAGCCCAGAGCACAAATGCAAACCTAGACATCTCTTTAAAAAGGATTGCAACCATTGCGTTTGTAACGCTGGAGGTGAAACCGCTCAGTGTACGGTACTTGATTGTTCAAAACTCGATCTCTCCCAATTTCATAACAATCCTTTGTACATAAAACCGGCCCAGAATCCAAGGAAATAG
- the LOC100679142 gene encoding tenascin: MKSLFLVFLAVSAVAAESFYCTPGASFKMDCNTCSCSSDGKSAACTDMRCPEGNANVNDIDTARAQPLCEPGERFKLDDCSSCICNAAGTTAECTLGFCDNFKTRMAPRKSQYCEPGRMFSPDNCNLCKCSNDGTKAVCTMKLCEARKARSANDQYCEAGRMFSPDNCNLCKCSNDGTKAMCTQKLCQETEVTKQVCQPLSQFKDYCNTCTCSEDGSSYACTRMYCDKDIWNRDGSLKILNSVVLPERVCQPGKAYSPDGCNTCVCNRYGTGQACTSKLCLSNLKAAYQSVESKKWGPLYKDGEACIPGRAFYSECNECVCTRSGRSAFCTLMSCPTSP, from the exons ATGAAGTCCCTTTTCCTCGTCTTTTTGGCAGTTTCAGCTGTCGCAG CGGAGAGCTTTTACTGCACTCCCGGCGCATCATTCAAAATGGACTGCAATACCTGCAGTTGTTCGAGCGACGGGAAGAGCGCAGCTTGCACGGATATGCGCTGCCCTGAAGGGAATGCAAATGTCAACGATATCGATACCGCTCGAGCTc agCCACTGTGCGAGCCCGGTGAGCGATTCAAGCTGGACGACTGCAGCAGTTGCATCTGCAATGCTGCCGGAACTACTGCCGAATGCACCCTGGGATTCTGCGACAATTTCAAGACCAGAATGGCGCCGAGAAAGA GTCAATACTGCGAGCCCGGAAGAATGTTCAGCCCGGATAACTGCAATCTTTGCAAATGCAGCAACGACGGAACAAAGGCCGTTTGCACGATGAAATTGTGCGAGGCAAGGAAGGCCAGATCCGCGAACG ATCAGTACTGCGAGGCCGGAAGGATGTTCAGCCCTGACAACTGCAATCTCTGCAAGTGCAGCAACGACGGCACAAAGGCCATGTGCACGCAGAAGCTCTGCCAGGAAACTGAAG TTACCAAGCAAGTGTGCCAGCCTCTTTCCCAGTTCAAAGACTACTGCAACACCTGCACCTGCTCGGAGGACGGCTCGAGCTACGCCTGCACGAGGATGTACTGCGACAAGGACATCTGGAACAGAGACGGCTCTCTGAAAATCCTCAACAGCGTCGTTCTACCGGAAAGAGTCTGCCAGCCCGGCAAAGCCTACAGCCCAGACGGCTGCAACACTTGCGTCTGCAATCGATATGGAACCGGCCAGGCTTGCACCTCCAAACTCTGCCTGTCCAACCTCAAAGCCGCTTACCAGAGCGTCGAGTCGAAGAAATGGGGTC CGCTTTACAAGGACGGCGAAGCTTGCATCCCCGGCAGAGCTTTCTACAGCGAGTGCAACGAATGCGTCTGCACGAGAAGCGGAAGGAGCGCATTCTGCACCCTAATGTCCTGTCCGACAAGTCCATGA